The sequence CTTGAGGGAGCTGCGCTCATGAAACGGGGCCTGTAGCTCTGCTGTTAGAGGGCATCTGTCAGTCCACGTTCTCCCAAGCGTGCAGAATTACTAAGTTGGAAAATTTAGTTGATGGGATTTGAAGAAATTTTGCAGGCGCTTGCTGTCAGACATTATGTGCTCTGACATGCGCCTGTACCGGGGCAGATGACTGACATGTGATGTCTTGGTGATCTTCACAACACCATTCTCTTGGTCTGGCAGGGTGTGTAGCTGCATTAAGTCTAAATGCTGCTTGTTAGATAATGGTTATTTTCTGAAGTTCAACTGGCAGGGGCTGaatatgacaatttttttttccttgtatctttTATAATATTAGATATGTAAAATCATGTTTTCCAACAATGCATTTTTATTCTCTGGAAAAATAATCTTACATTTTGCTTTCTGTAGTTTTTGAATAGTTCCACAGCAGTCtacagttttttggttttctggcttttttttagaaaaaagcaaaccaaagtagttataagaaaataaaaaatttgaatTAATGAGAAGGATAGAGGTTTACAAGAGTGCATTGGCTGTGTCGTCTGATCTAGGTAATCCCACACGCTGTAAATGATCTTTACTAAGGTTtaattttacagatttatttttttcccccagttaacTAGTTCTAAGTTTTTTCAGCCTGGTATTCTAGTtgaggattaaaaaagaaatccagtatttcggttccttttttttaactacaTGAACTGAAAACAAACTCGGTACTGTATGTGGTTTCAAAAGGAAATTCTCATAtatctgagtttttaaaaaaacacggTGTAGCAGAGATGGAAGAGGGAGAAGGTCACAGGAAGAGAATACAGAAGACAATTTAGAGTTCTGGAAAGACATGAGGACACTGAAAGGCAAGATACATAGCTTAACACAGCAGGAAGAGCTTCATTTAATTGAAGTATTCTTGAAAGTGTAAGATCATCACCACATTGAAAAATAATGATGTTCATCTTTTAAAGGGCTTAAAATGTTagtacttcttttaaaaatacatcttaaagtggaaaaaaaaagaaactaacaataaaaatacaaatggcaACAAATACAAACAACAGCAACCAGATAAATAGATGATGGCTCTCTTAAAATAAATGAGCAGTGTGACTGTTACAGTATTGCAGAAGTTTAATCTTTAACTTGCTGCTCTTCTGATGATTCTTGGGTTTTTTGAAGAATCAGGAAACAtgcagaacaaaaggaaataaaatgaggtGCTGCCATCCAGAAAGGATATAAGAGTGATAGTTCTTATCTACGAGATAAATACCTAGCCTTagtaagtaaaacaaaacaaaacattttctaaatatttgtaCACTAATGAAACCATGAGCTGCAGTCAGTTCTAGGTTTATAACCAGTCAATATACCAGACAATTTAGATTATGATttctacagaattttaaaatggtTCCTTGACATTGCTGTACATCCTCATTTGCCTGAGTGAGCCTCACTAAAGTTACTGAGCTTACTCAAGTGATCCAGGACTGCTGGGTAGTCAAGTTTTGGGGGAGGCCTTTTAGAAAAGGAAGTGAAAGTGATGTGTGGATTTTAATGAGGGTGAAAGACCATACACTGACAGTACTAAACAATTAAGTGTTTCTTTGAGTTGGGTTTTTATTGAAGTACAAGAGGGTCTGGTGGTAGATCGCATTGTATGTTACGTATCATGGCCACTAAAAGGCTTCTGACCATCATGTTTATTACATTTGCAGATACTGTACTGTGTCAGAGTATGCTGAAGTTATATCAGAATAAATAGCACAAATGGACTACGGAAGAGTAGAAATGTAAGAAGGACAAAATGAAATTAGGCATTTTTGACAACAAAAGTTTTTGCTTGGgagaaataatctgaaatttAGGTACCCACTGGAAAGAATAAGCTCATGAAGCAGCAGTGGCTGAAGGACAAGGACCTTTACAGGATGTGAACTGTTGGCAACTTAATCTTGAATTTGCAATGTAAATGACAAGAATGGAGAGTTAGTAACCTGCTGGGCCACATAAACAAAATTGGCCCTTGAATAATTGCCACAGGAACCTTCTGGCAGAATCCCTTAGATAACTATCAGAAAAATATCAAGGAATAGGATTCTGAAAACCGCCAAAGCTATTCTAAATTTTTACAGGGAATTGAGATGTAGAGCAGGAGGGAATGATTTAGATCGGTACACCTTGTGCAAGAAAAGGGAGATATTGTTAATATTTACAAATAATAGAGAATTCAAACATCAAAGAAGGCGAATAATTGTTTGGGATGATAAAAGTATTGGCTATTTCTGACTGCTACATTTAGAAATGATCACATTCCAGTAGCACATTTGACACACTGTTAGTCCTAATAACAGCATGACCTCACTGTCACATAGCTCCTCCTCTTCTGTCCCTTGTTTCACTCATGTGGAGTGCAttgaaataatggaaaatgaGGCTGTAAGGGATACTGAAGCTTGTGTGTTCCACTTCCCTTTCCAGTTCCAACAAAGATATTTTGACCAGtgctctctgtttttttcttaaatactgcCAGTGAAAGCGTTTGTAAACACGACCATTAGGAGTGCAGGGACTTTGGGCTCTTCTGTACCCTCTCAGTGCCTGGAACAACGCAACTAGATCTCTCCAGGTTTCCCAACACTGTCATAACAATGAAAAGTAGACGAAAGAGCAGGAAATACTGGGCAAAATTGAGAAAAGGTGTATACTAGAAGAAAGCCTGTGAGAGGAAGATCTTCTAGGCTCTGGGGAACCGCTCTGGGGAGGCAGAGGCCATGTGTTTGGGAAGCTTAGAACCACTGTAGATAAAGCACAAGTGCATGCCTGTAGGCAGTGATCCTGGTCTGACTGTTAATTATCTGCACTTTAGTTTTTGAACCTTCTCTATTAACACCTAGGATGATGCTGGTTTATAATTAAATGTCGATGTGTTTTAGATAGAGCTATCAGAATCAGATTTTCTATGCTTGGAAGACTATGTTGGATGAGTTGTGCCTTTCTATTTCAATATTACTCCTGAGACCTTCTTCCTCTCCAAGACCATAGACATCTCTGGAAAGGTGGAGACATTTGGTGATGTGCATCTCTTTCCATTTATCCAGAACAcgaaaaataacaaatttataGGGGGTTGGTAGCTCTGTTTAGAtggaaaaattaatgtttctgcTTAGTCCAATCTATTCTTCTGATTCTCTTGCTTCTCAATGTGTGCTGCTTCTCCCTAGTTACGGCTGCAGAACACGTACAGGAGTTTGCATGTTTCAGTGACTATGACAAAGAGCTGGTTTGTCACTGGAAGGTGCCTGCACAAGTGAATTGCTCTGAAGAATTCCTGCTCTCCTACAGGACCTATTTTTCTCCTAAGTAAGTGTTTAATAAAATGTTACATTATCATTGTTGGAACTTCATATATCCTTTACCCATTATCAGCTTTGATTCACTCCCTCTGCCATGGGTGTCCGGGACTAAACATAATCCAGATTATTTGTCTTGCCAGGAGGAAAATGTGTTGCTGCCATTAACAGCACGCTCTGTTCAGCATGCAGCGTACTCTCCTGCAGACCTCTCTGCACTCTTAGTACAGAGAAAGGATTGAGTCCTACTCGTAGGAGTGGTAGGGCTCTCATAAGTTTACCCAACCTTCCTTTCATGTGAAATTTGACCTCCTTCAGGAGAAATCCCACCTGATTTAACAGTCTGTAGCCTGTGTGAAAGGTACTGTCCAGGTGATTCTCTCTGCATACAGTCTAACTCTGCGTTCAAGCACAGACTGTTGTCCCTGTTCTGCAGCAGGGCCAGTCGTCATCTCCTACAAAGGAAGAGGCATCTGGGCTCTCCTGTTCTGCTCTGTATTATTTCTCCACACAGACATCCAAATAACCTCACTTTATACGCTGTAGTAAACCTGTTCCTCTACTAGCAAGCTGTAAGTCTGCTCCTTTAGAGGTTGAAATGTGACAAAGGGTGTTAATTTTTCCTCTTGGGATCAATCCTTAGCCTTTCTGTCAAGTTTTTCATTTGTGCGATACAGATATCCAAGGGGGGTTTGGGGAGGGTGGGTTGTTTGggggagctcagttttggttTGAATTTGTTTGGGCTAAGTATTTTTAGGAACTGAGCTTGTTTGATTTGATTAACTCTACACATTGGGAAGCTTGATTTCACCTTTTCAAGAAATAGTGTGCCACACTTTCTAAATATCACAtaattttctgcctgtttttcagaaatgtgtgtgtCCCTGAGAATGGAAAAGACAGTTTAAGGTGTACATGTACAATATGTCCGGATTATTTTGTATCAGCCCTCACCTATATTCTAACTCTAACGTTCAATGGGACTGATACATGGAATTACAATGTTACACCAGCCGAAGTTGGTAAGAAACTGTTTACTTTGTCACGAGGATGTCTGGTTCCAGGCTTTGCAATCCTAGCTAACTCCTCATTCATTTCACTAGAACAGTTTTTCCTTATCCTTTAAATGCAAAATCCCTTTGGCTTAGAAACATGATTCTGGAGTAGATTCTCAAGGAGGTAGTATAATAATGGGGCAAGCAGAGAGTGATTCTTCCTCTAGCTGTACCCTCTTAGCTGCCAGCCAGCAGCTGTTTTGGGGCTTAGACGTGTCTTTAGTGCATTTTATTTGTGGCTGTAAAATTCCAGGATGAAGAGGAATGTGCTGCTACCAGTTTCTAGAAAGACACTAGGCTATCCCTACTGAAACTTCTTCCATTCCTGTCTCTGTCATACTCTTGATTTTTCATGCTAGTTGAATCGTGCCCCTGAACAGAGGTTTTTTACAGTAGTTGCTGTTGGATTGTAACAACCAGTGATAAAAAGTTAATGATTCTGCTCTTTCACAGGACAGAGTGTAGGTACAGCTTATATCTCTCTATAGGCACCTAATTTGTCTAGAACAGTGTGCTTGTTCCTAACGCTTGTCACCTCAAGCAGTCAGAAACCATTCACATACCTTAGGCAGGCTTTCACCTGCACTGACGAGCTGGTTCTTTTCAGAATACTTTATTGTGGCTGCTGCTTATCAGCAGGGTAAGCAGGAGCCTGCATCAGTTTCTGAGACAGGTGGCCAGGACAGCCAGGCTGCCAGTTGTCAGAGCTCTGTGCCTACCCCACAGCACAATGTGCTGTTGTGAGGGCACAGGTAGGTTGTTCCCATTTTTCCAGGCTGAAAGCTGCATCCAGTGAACTTGCATTTTGTTCAGCCAGCTTGAAGGTTCAGTGCTGGTTAATGAATGCcttgctgttgctctgttttgGCCTCTGTATCCTTGTGCTACAGCATAGTAAAAAGGTTAAGTGCATTGACTGCGATGAGATTTTGGTCTCTAGTGAATGTTTCTGTGTCTGCTTCTCTCCATCAGTGCTTTCCCGTTGTCATGTTCTCCtcaattgtatttttttttttaacatacagttAAGCCAAGGGCCCCCAAAAATCTTACCATTAAGAAAGTTGAAAATGGTAATTTCAATCTGAACTGGGAGGAGGCATATTCTCCTCCATCCATGCTCTCTGGACAGCCGGTCATCTATGAAGTGAAATACTGGAGGAAGCAGCACTCGACAGAGGTAAGAGACAGTCTCTTCACTTTCTGTCTCTGGACCTTTTGAGTTTAAAAATTCCTCTGGAAAATCTTGAAACCATTTAATGAATAATGGTGTAAGGGCCAGCAAGGGCAAGTCCTGCAATGTTCCTGGTCACACATTTGCCACAGGTCACATTGTCCCAAGGTGGTTCAGCTGGGCTCTGAAGGATTAAAACTCTTCCGACTGCCACCCCAAAACAGTCTGCTGCTCACAGCGATAGGGCAGAGATTGAAAATACAGTGCTTCTGTTCCCTGAACTTCGTTTGCTCCATAGACATCAGGAACCTGCAGGCTGTTCGTGACTCCGTGATGCACTTGAGGCATTTCAAGCACCCTCCTGAACAATCCAGCACGTTAGGGCTGAGCTCCTTCTGGTAGGGGAGGAACATGCGTGGTGGCATGGCACAAATACCACCCACTCATGACAGCAAAATGCAGTATCACACACAGCAGATTAAATACACAGTCATTCATTTGTGAAAGGTCACTGAAACACCTAACACTTGTTATTTGATTGCTGTCACTAACCCTTCACCTCAAAGAAATCAAAGTGaactttctcactttcttttcagGTTTCTGTAAAAGCAATTAACTACCAGGCAAAAAACTTTGAAATTGCTGCAAGCTCCTTGAGGAGAGGCTATGATTATGTTGCAAGTGTAAGGTGTAACTATACAGACTACCCGGCATACTGGAGTGAATGGAGTGAAGAAGTTGAATTTCACTATGGTAGGTATTGTAACAAACAATTGATAAAAGGATGGTATAGTTTTGTAAACCATGTCGCATATACCCCGCTGCTCTCCTCTCAGAGGAGAGTTATGGAATCATCATCTTCGTCCTTTTGAATGTATTGTGGGTACATCTGTAAAGGCTTACAAAGAGGCTAAACGTAAAAAGGCAACTCCTGGGGAAACTAAGGAAGAGGAGACCAAGGGAAATTGGGTGGTTTAGCCTTGCAAAAAAGAGGCTGAAAGGGGATGTGTGttctctgtaaatatttcatGAAGTAGACaccagggaaggagaagagataTTTAAACTAAAGATCAACATTGACATAAGAGCAAGTGGGTATAAATGAACAAGAGATTTAGGCTGCAAATTAAGCGATACTTTAACTGTTAGAGGGCTGAGGGTTTATAAAAATCTCTGAAGAGTGATGGAGAGAACAAGAAGCATAGCTGCACTACAGTGGAGATGATAATGCCATTTTAGGGTCTGTGTGGCAGGTTTGTCCCCGAGAGCTGACAAATGGCCTCCCAGCACACACAGCTCTCCCGGCTCCTAACGCTGTCAGCAACTGACTGCAGTACCTGTGCTGATCTTTGAGACATGCCAGACACCGTCACCACTGCTAGCTCTGTGTGTTCTGTTGTTTATCTGCTGGAGGCTTTATTTTACATCCTCTAAAGGAGCATTTTTTTAAGGTGCAGAAGAGCAATGGCTTTGATTTTGCCAGTGCTTGTATTTATGCGTTCATACTCACGTAGCTGTATCTGTTTATTTAACAGATTACCAAGTAACAGCTGAAGACATTCTGCAGATGGCTGTTCCTGTATCCTGCATACTGATCATGGCAGTGTCTGTAATGTGTTACTTCTGTTTTACCAAGTATGTATCCCACTGTTCGCAGGTTTCGTAGAGTAGCAGCTTGCACAGCTATCAGCATTGCTGTTGTTTAGCTGGATGCCTGGTAGTACAGGAATCTAATGTTACGCTTTTCCTCAGCACCTTTATCTCGCTCTCTATGAGCAAACGTTTTATAAAGACAAATCGGTTGCACTCTGTCATTTTCTGAATAGATAACTGAATATTCTCTATTAATCTTACTCAAATGGGCTTGTTACAGCATCTGAAACAGGCTGCAGTTATGGGGTTTGTCAGTTTTCAACCCCAGTCTTAGCTGGAGTTCCAGTAATGATGgttaaatatctgtatttctttttaatttttttttagtggtaaCATGAAAGTGGGATACTATCTGTTTCACACATCATTTCAGACATGATTAGAAGAACATGTGACTGGTTGTGCAGAGCAGTCACACACCAAGCATACAAACATCTTTGCACTAGTTTAATAAAAAGCAGCACTTGGAGATGCACAGATCAAGCACTTCCTGTTGCTGCAATGCAGATGgctaagagagaaaaatagaagagGGAAGTGTACACTGATGAAGCCAAAATGCAGTTAAAgcaaacaattttatttcttcctttgcagAGTGAAGAAAGAATGGTGGGATCAAATCCCAAATCCAGCAAAGAGCCATTTGGTTGTAAAAAATGTCAAGGTAATTTAAAGGCTTTGcaaaaaataccttttcctgATCACCATATGTAGAATATGTAATAAGTGGTATTGTCTGGCTAGTGCAGGGGATACTAAATACAATTCACATGTCCTAAATCtcatttgtatctttttttagttttcagttttgtgCTACATTGATGAAATTAAGTTCCCTTTCCATGACTTAAAGCAGAGTCACATGGAAAACCAAATGTaagtaaaataaatggaaaaaaaaaaaaatctctgctttataGCATAAAATAGTTTCCTATTACATAAACATTAACTGTCCTTTCCTTTTGACTTCCAAAAACAGATGTTGCAAGAACTGTCTGGCTCAAAGTTTGTCAAGCCAAAACTTCAAGGGAAAAGGTAACGTCGGAAATGCTGAGAAATCCTGCAGTTGCCACAGCAAGTCTGGAGAGTGGTTTCCAAAAGGCAGTAGTGCAGATTTAACCCCCGAGACGATTCTGGTTGAAGAGTCTATAGAAATCTGTGAATGTCTGACGGACGTTGAGACTGAGAGCCGGGAAGAGACTAATGACCAGATGACCACGTTTGAGCCTTGTGAGAGCAGTGTCAGTGCTTTCAGGGAGCATGCTGAACACAATGATGCACTAGCGAGGATGTTCATTGATCTTCTGGCAGATGAAAACAGCGTGCAAGGCAATAAAGACCCAGACATTGTCACAGGTGAGAATAAAACCTTTGAGAAACTTGAATCAGAAAATCCATCACAGCAAAGTCCAAAAGAAAGTGCAGCCCAGAGCCAGCAGCCATGTGATATTTCTCATACAGTCTCCCTTTTCACCAAAGCCTTTCAAGATAACTACAATTGTAGTACAGACAGCAAGAAGTCAGAACAATCAGAAGAATCCTTTGAATCTGGCTATCAGAGCTCGAGCATAAATTCTGCTTCTCTGGATGCAAGAGATCTTCAGCATATGGTTCATCAAAGCCTTTTTCCATGCAGTTCTGAAAGCCAGCATGACTTGTGTGTCCTGATCCAGGAATCTCCAAATAAACTATCCTTTGGGACCAAAAAAGACAGAATAAGCAACTCTGCACACAAGAGCTGTGACACCCTTATGTCTCCATCTGTGGAGCCCTGTGGCTCTGGCTACAAGAGCTGTGACACCCTTATCTCTCCATCCATGGAGCCCTGTGGCTCTGGCTACAAGAGCTGTGACACCCTTATCTCTCCATCTGTGGAGCTCTCTGGCTCTGGCTACAAGAGCTTTGATATTCTTGTGTCTGCAAGCAAGGAACCAAGCAGGTCTGTGTATAAGAGCTTTGACAGCCTTATCTCTCAGTCTGGGGCTAACAGTAGCCTGACTCAGTGTTTCGAAAATGCATGTTCCTCACCACCTTTGACACAGTTTTCAGAGACACTAGAACTTAGCTGCAGAGATCAAATTTATCAACCCCCAAGCAATCAGACATGTTATGCCAACTACAGATCTCCCTGCACTGAGCCTGATTTTCaaaacacctgttcagaacaTACTGATTTTCTATCTTTCTCCACACACGCAAATGACAGTGCTTCAGCTTTCCTACCagagaaagaaatatataaacaagTAACATATCAAAATGTTCAAAAGGCGGCCAATATAATTTCTTGCCCCATTGGATCTCAACCATCTGGGTATCAGCCTTTTGATAATGCAGTTAAATGTCATGGTACGTACAGTGACAATGACAGTGAGGTTATCTCTAGGTCATTATATGAACCCTTCATTTGTCTTTTGTACAACAACCCGAGAGAAACACCTCCAGAACCTGACCAGAGGACAGATGACCACATGTGTGTGCTTGTACAGGGTTTTGACTGCAGCCTTGTCCCAGGTTCAGCCTCTAGTGAGAATGTCACACAGACCAGTGATGGCAGCCTTTGGATCATCAACTCTAATGAGCTGTCTAGTGATAGCAAAGATGAAAATACCAGCAGAGATGAACAGCTGTTGCATTTGGTAGAGCTGAACTGTCAAGATTTTAACAGCAGAGAAAGAACTATAAAAGGGACAAAACCTGACAGCTTTAACTGTACCGGTAAAGGAACGCAAGAGAGCATCAGCAACAGACTAAATACTGCCTTTCACTGCCACACGCACAACTACTTGGGGAAACTTGGAAATGCaggggaaaataaagaggtgataaAGCACGTGGTAGGCAGGAGGTGTGGCTCGGCAGCTGGCTTACCAGAAGAGTCGCTGGACAGCACTGGGCTGAACTTAGACAGAAAAACTGCAGAGCCCCTGGAGCTCCTGGTCTCAGACAAGTTGTCACCTCCTCTTTTTGTGGATAACCCCTGTCCCTCTGATTCTCACACCGTTTGCAGGGAGGGTTCTGGACTGGCACCTGCAGTTAAAAAAAGTCCAGTAGAACTATTGAGAGAAAATGacaggaagaatgagaaaaaaattaaacttgtaCAGGCCCTTGCCCAGGAGGACAACTGCTACATGAAGGTAGCCTAGCCACACTTGCCAAGGCTGAACCAAACCAGTGTTTGGGAATAAACTGAATGGCAAATTGAAATGTTAGTTGTTCTTCCAGTCTTGCCTGAGGTGAGGGCTGCTGCGGGTCAGGCGTGGATTGGGTGGACTGTAACGCGCGGGGCGGGCAGCCCACACGTGGTGCAGGCCCTGGGGATGGTGGGGGTTAGCACCTAGCACTTGCAGCTACAACTCGGAGGGGCTGAAGCCAGAGCTAAAGTTTCTCTGACCATGATTGCTCTCTAAAAGTGAGCAGCAGCTGCATGAAGTCAGGATTCTTAGTACAGCTCCGGTGGTTATTGCCCCGGCTCTGTATGTCTTCACACCTGGAAGTGGGATGTAGGTGCAGGTCGAGGGGAAGTGATTGACTTGCACTGGCGGCATCACACAGCTTTCATAATTTATTtactgggaaggagggaggtcCTGCATGCCTAGCCCCAGCGTGGGGTACGTGTTTCTATACTTGCTCAATCTAGACCTGAAATAAAGATTACTGTCATTTGGGCTTAAGCAATGCTATTATTGATGATTAGTTTCTTATTCTGTGGAAGCAGTTATACCACACTTTTACAGCTGTAAGTGGAGTCAGACATTTCTAAGCAGTGTTTTCCCAGAAAGTTTATCCATTTTATGGTCAGACTCCCTAAATTGATGGAGTGTTTTTTCAGCTTCTCGTTCTTGTCCAGTCAGAATGGGAATTATGCCTGCAGCTTTAAGGCAGCGTATACTTATTGTTGGATAATTGTTCCAAAAGTTTTACAACTCTGAATTTTTCTAGGGCATTATCATCTATTTTGGTATGGTACATTCCACCCTAGTATGCTGGCAAGTGGCACAAACTAGTGAAGAACCATTAAGTAATTTTATGTGTATTAAAATATGTGTGTATTCTCATCATTTAGAAAACCCTATTTGAATTGCCATTCATAAGAAAGGAAACACTAATGCCACAGAAACTGGTTTAATGTGTTTTGTAAGTAAGATTTTTGCACCACAAATCTCTCTTCAAAATTCAGGTTGGCCAAGTAGTAGAAGTATCTATGCATCAATTTTGCAGCAGTAAAAAAGGGTGTGTAAACCCTGGAAGGAGACTCACAGGGAAGTGTCTGTGTTCAGATGTGATAGTTGATGTTTGTGTAGGCACTGGTTTGTGGCTCACTTTCACTAAGGTGGTGGTTAGTGAAAGATCTTGCTGCTCGTAGCGAAGGTGCTGATGAacatgtttttattgttttactgaaataccaggttgaattttattttcattccagcgagatttaattctatcagaaatacttttttgttgCATGAGGTCAGTCACTGCTGTAGTTAACATCAGCACAAATTCTGTGACGGGGGGGTGCATGAGGAGGCTTTCCAGGACCTGTAAACGAAACCCGTACTGAGGTGGTGGAACAGGAAGATGCAGAGGCCATGGTCTGCCTCATGAGTAAGCCGACTCACTTCCCTAAATGCAAGCAGAGTCAAGTTTAGGCAAATCCCACAGCTGGTTATTGCAGCTCCCCAGAATAGGTTATTCACCATTTGCTGTAGCAGCACAGGGCTGTTAAGAGAGGCACAGGGACACCACTGGTGCTTTCTTAGCCTTGTGCTCCTTGTGAAATCCTCTGGGAAGGCTTTCACTTGGCTGGAGCAGCCAGGAGAGGTCTGCTCAGGCCAGGACTGGAAAGCTGTTTGCTGCAGCACTTCTCTGCTGAGCCCCAGCTTCATTCTGCCTTTCCCTGGCTTTTGTTCTTCTACAGAGCTGTGCCCTCCTGTCTGCTCATTTCTGTTGAATGACTTCCTGTGCAGGGgtattcttccccttctctcccttcaGTATTTCTCTGCTGACATCAAACTGTAACTCTTCAAGAAGGGGGAGCCCTATTCCTATGCCTTTTCATAACCCAAACTGGCGATAAAccccagggctggctgggtgGGCAGCTCACCCCGACCCGAGATGGGCACGGGCCTGACTGCAGCGGGAGCTCAGTTCACCTTCCCTCCTCCAGTGCCTCTGCTTTGCCATCTGGAGCTATGGCCGGGCTACGCAAATGCAGACAGGTTTCAGGGGACGGGTTTCTGGCCTAAGACGACCTGCCCGGGGTGTGTGGGAGCGCTGGGTCTGGGCTGGCTCCAGCGAGGTGTCTGGTCTGCACACACCTCCCCGGGCCCAGCCTGTGCCTGCAGAGGCAGCTCACCCTCCCCAGAGAGGAGCTTCGTTCCTGAAGGCTGGGACCCTCCAAGCACATCCTTTGTAGCTAGTGGAGCACTCCTACCAGCACAGAAGAATTATTGACCATAGTAAGtgcattttcagtgtttctcagTTTGTTTTGTAAGACTGCAGTGCAAGTGGAGGCTTGTGCTAAGTTTTGGCTTAGTTATAATGCTGTTTGTTACACACTGACAATTACTCCACCTCCACAGCTTTCTCACCTGGCTGCCTACCAGGTATTAGCAGCCTGACTCACCGTGAGGGAAATGGGTTCCTGAGAAAAGCAGGTGTGTTCCCAGTTCAGGAAAAGCTAGTTCTGATAGATTGCCTTTCCTTTGCAGAGAAT comes from Strix aluco isolate bStrAlu1 chromosome 15, bStrAlu1.hap1, whole genome shotgun sequence and encodes:
- the IL4R gene encoding interleukin-4 receptor subunit alpha — encoded protein: MARLPSAAPHTLWILFFSYTTNEVTAAEHVQEFACFSDYDKELVCHWKVPAQVNCSEEFLLSYRTYFSPKNVCVPENGKDSLRCTCTICPDYFVSALTYILTLTFNGTDTWNYNVTPAEVVKPRAPKNLTIKKVENGNFNLNWEEAYSPPSMLSGQPVIYEVKYWRKQHSTEVSVKAINYQAKNFEIAASSLRRGYDYVASVRCNYTDYPAYWSEWSEEVEFHYDYQVTAEDILQMAVPVSCILIMAVSVMCYFCFTKVKKEWWDQIPNPAKSHLVVKNVKFSVLCYIDEIKFPFHDLKQSHMENQICCKNCLAQSLSSQNFKGKGNVGNAEKSCSCHSKSGEWFPKGSSADLTPETILVEESIEICECLTDVETESREETNDQMTTFEPCESSVSAFREHAEHNDALARMFIDLLADENSVQGNKDPDIVTGENKTFEKLESENPSQQSPKESAAQSQQPCDISHTVSLFTKAFQDNYNCSTDSKKSEQSEESFESGYQSSSINSASLDARDLQHMVHQSLFPCSSESQHDLCVLIQESPNKLSFGTKKDRISNSAHKSCDTLMSPSVEPCGSGYKSCDTLISPSMEPCGSGYKSCDTLISPSVELSGSGYKSFDILVSASKEPSRSVYKSFDSLISQSGANSSLTQCFENACSSPPLTQFSETLELSCRDQIYQPPSNQTCYANYRSPCTEPDFQNTCSEHTDFLSFSTHANDSASAFLPEKEIYKQVTYQNVQKAANIISCPIGSQPSGYQPFDNAVKCHGTYSDNDSEVISRSLYEPFICLLYNNPRETPPEPDQRTDDHMCVLVQGFDCSLVPGSASSENVTQTSDGSLWIINSNELSSDSKDENTSRDEQLLHLVELNCQDFNSRERTIKGTKPDSFNCTGKGTQESISNRLNTAFHCHTHNYLGKLGNAGENKEVIKHVVGRRCGSAAGLPEESLDSTGLNLDRKTAEPLELLVSDKLSPPLFVDNPCPSDSHTVCREGSGLAPAVKKSPVELLRENDRKNEKKIKLVQALAQEDNCYMKVA